GCTATTGGCATGATTCTGCTCGGCTAGTTGATGATAAGTGGCAACATATATTTTCTAGCATTATTCCTAAAGCACAACGGCATATTAGTCGCATTCTCAACTACCCCTATCCAGAACAAATCACTTTTGCTCCTAGTACTCATGAGCTACTAGTGAGAATACTTTCCTGTTTCCCTCCCCAAAAAAAGTTAAAAATACTCACAACTAATGCTGAATTTCATAGTTTTAGTCGACAATTAAAGCGCTTAATAGAAGAAAAATGGATTAATGCAACCATTATCAATACTGAACCTTTTGATAGTTTTATAGAGCGATTTTATCAAGCGTCAAATAATAAAAAGTTTGATATTATATTTTTTAGCCATGTTTTCTTTAATTCTGGTTATGTTGTTCAGGATTTAAATGAAGTTGCTGAAAAGCTATCTCCTCTTTGTAGTTTATTCATCGTCGATGGTTACCATAGTTTTGCAGCGATTCCAATAGACTTATCAGAAATTGCTAACAATATCTTTTTTTTGGCTGGTGGTTATAAATATGCACAAGCTGGTGAAGGTTGTTGTTTCCTCTTATCACCACCTAAAGCAAATAAATTGCGACCTTGGAATACTGGCTGGTTTGCCAATTTTTCACAGCTGGAAGAAAATGAACAAACTGTCACTTATGATAATTACGGCCAACGGTTTGCTGGCGCTACTTTTGACCCAACAGGAATCTATCGGCTGAATGCGGTTTTCGATTTGTGGCAGGAAAACAAACTAACTGTTGAAGCTGTTCATCAACATGTATTAGCATTACAACAAGTTTTTTTACAATCAATTAACAATTCTAATCATCCGTTACTAAACTACCGCAACTTACTTTATATCCCTGAGTATGTTCATGGCCACTTTTTAACATTTAAATTGGCAGACCGAGCAATTTGTAAAAATTTATCAATGGCATTAAATAGCCTGAAAGTGAAGGTTGACTGTCGGGGAAATCGGCTAAGATTTGGCTTTGGCCTGCAGCATGATTTAGAAGATATTAATCAGCTGCTAGCCAGATTAAAAAGACTACCTAATGTTTAAAACGCTTACTCTCCAATACTGCAAATAAACTAGATGTATCCCATCTGGAACCGCCCATCGCTTGCACTTCTGAATAAAATTGATCAACTACTGCAGTAATAGGTAAGTGGGAATGGTTTCTTCGTGCTTCATCAAACACTATCGCTAAATCTTTACGCATCCAGTCCACTGCAAAGCCATGATTATATTCACCCGCTAACATGGTTTGATGACGATTTTCCATTTGCCAAGACTGAGCTGCACCTTTAGAAATGACTTCAATAACTGCTGCAACATCTAAGTTTGCACTTTTAGCAAAATGCATGCCTTCGGACAACCCCTGAACGATTCCGGCAATACAAATTTGGTTAACCATTTTAGTCAACTGGCCGCTACCTACTTCTCCCATTAATTTAGCAAACCTGGCATAACAGTTAAGTAATAATAAAATTTGCTCAAACTGTTCTTTAGGCCCGCCAATCATTATTGTTAACTGCCC
This genomic interval from Spartinivicinus ruber contains the following:
- a CDS encoding aminotransferase class V-fold PLP-dependent enzyme, translated to MYKHWYQQFNQYHADTLWFTAHSHHFWPDVTQQAMNRYWHDSARLVDDKWQHIFSSIIPKAQRHISRILNYPYPEQITFAPSTHELLVRILSCFPPQKKLKILTTNAEFHSFSRQLKRLIEEKWINATIINTEPFDSFIERFYQASNNKKFDIIFFSHVFFNSGYVVQDLNEVAEKLSPLCSLFIVDGYHSFAAIPIDLSEIANNIFFLAGGYKYAQAGEGCCFLLSPPKANKLRPWNTGWFANFSQLEENEQTVTYDNYGQRFAGATFDPTGIYRLNAVFDLWQENKLTVEAVHQHVLALQQVFLQSINNSNHPLLNYRNLLYIPEYVHGHFLTFKLADRAICKNLSMALNSLKVKVDCRGNRLRFGFGLQHDLEDINQLLARLKRLPNV
- a CDS encoding NAD(P)-dependent oxidoreductase, translating into MTQKVAFIGLGVMGFPMAGHLANAGFQVMVYNRTTSKAKSWCEQFPGNYAETPAEAAKQADIVCCCVGNDDDLRQVTVGPEGAFAGMQAGTIFIDHTTASAEVARELAQEAGNRQITFYDAPVSGGQAGAENGQLTIMIGGPKEQFEQILLLLNCYARFAKLMGEVGSGQLTKMVNQICIAGIVQGLSEGMHFAKSANLDVAAVIEVISKGAAQSWQMENRHQTMLAGEYNHGFAVDWMRKDLAIVFDEARRNHSHLPITAVVDQFYSEVQAMGGSRWDTSSLFAVLESKRFKH